From the genome of Deinococcus sp. JMULE3, one region includes:
- a CDS encoding RlpA-like double-psi beta-barrel domain-containing protein gives MTRRAAVLAAALLAGLLGAAQGGTYRVKAGDTLWEIARAHGTSVGALLQLNGRSSQTIRVGEVLQVPDRGAPTIRATSLAPAAAPQVFQQGQAVYYGGRANPQTTMTAAHLSLPFGTWVRVTHARTGRSVDVMINDRGPFGVQSRVIDLSTDAARALGILSEGVAPVTLSILSRP, from the coding sequence ATGACCCGGCGCGCTGCCGTGCTGGCCGCCGCGCTGCTGGCCGGGCTGCTGGGGGCTGCGCAGGGCGGCACGTACCGCGTGAAGGCCGGGGATACCCTGTGGGAGATCGCGCGGGCGCATGGCACCAGCGTGGGCGCGCTGCTGCAACTGAACGGGCGCAGCAGCCAGACAATCCGCGTCGGGGAGGTGCTGCAGGTGCCGGACCGTGGCGCACCGACCATCCGCGCGACCTCACTGGCACCCGCCGCCGCGCCGCAGGTGTTCCAGCAGGGGCAGGCGGTGTACTACGGAGGCCGCGCGAACCCGCAGACGACCATGACGGCCGCGCACCTGAGCCTGCCGTTCGGGACGTGGGTGCGGGTCACGCACGCCCGCACGGGCCGCAGCGTGGATGTGATGATCAACGACCGCGGGCCGTTCGGGGTGCAGTCGCGCGTGATCGACCTGTCCACGGACGCGGCGCGGGCGCTGGGCATCCTCTCCGAGGGCGTCGCGCCGGTCACGCTGAGCATCCTGAGTCGCCCCTGA
- a CDS encoding YbjN domain-containing protein, whose amino-acid sequence MTMETALLTLDTLAKYLKEKEVQLDMEENGGQRFIRMGWRFEMGDAAVLVSVNDGPNNTSRLEVTCVTQKQYGDRRVEVVNMLNDRNRERAFARSIDADGNVWLEYVGFYPTLAEMPQETFDTLFGGVLMHFQDDYAALEGFVPQMQQQPQA is encoded by the coding sequence ATGACGATGGAAACGGCACTGCTGACCCTGGACACCCTGGCCAAGTACCTGAAGGAAAAGGAAGTCCAGCTGGATATGGAAGAGAATGGCGGCCAGCGCTTCATCCGCATGGGCTGGCGTTTCGAGATGGGCGACGCGGCCGTGCTGGTCAGCGTGAACGACGGCCCGAACAACACCAGCCGCCTGGAAGTCACCTGCGTGACCCAGAAGCAGTACGGTGACCGCCGCGTGGAGGTCGTGAACATGCTGAACGACCGCAACCGCGAGCGTGCCTTCGCCCGCAGCATCGACGCGGACGGCAACGTGTGGCTGGAGTACGTGGGCTTCTACCCCACCCTGGCCGAGATGCCCCAGGAGACCTTCGACACGCTGTTCGGCGGCGTGCTGATGCACTTCCAGGACGACTACGCCGCGCTGGAAGGCTTCGTGCCCCAGATGCAGCAGCAGCCCCAGGCGTAA
- the pepF gene encoding oligoendopeptidase F — MPTETIKALPPRSEAPREQTWDIEALYDTPDAWSAEGDALARDLGSLSAHAGQLGTPGGLLAYLSAANDLELRLGRFMSYASMTASVDGRDAVAAARRDRAATLGAQFGSTTAFFRPELLALDDALVRGWLDTPDFAEHRVRLERILRGKPHVRSAEVEALLGAVQAPFASERGIHPALANMDLRFGTAGGETVTQGNVDRLTAHPDREVRREAWEGYADAHLAARHSQAAMYATNVRQNVFLARARNYPDTISASLSPDNIPTAVVTTLLDTYRANTPVWHRYWRVRREWLNLPELREYDVKAALVPPRAVSYEQAVQWLEGGMAPLGEAYVRDMVPGLTTERWVDYAENDGKRQGAYSNGGGRVKPYIFMTWNGTMNSYSTLAHEIGHSMHSLLSQREHGYGVPRYTLFHAEVASNFNQAMVRQHLLAQARAAGDTEFEVQIIEEALSNFHRYFFIMPTLAAFELEAYRRIEAGGTLSAPDLIDLTADLLSEGYGDGVTMDRERSGIMWAQFSTHLYANFYAYQYSTGISAAHQILEQFSADPDAARESYLRFLRSGGSLDPIDALREAGVDMLSPAPVEATFRTLEGYVARLEELLAARR, encoded by the coding sequence ATGCCAACTGAAACGATCAAGGCGCTGCCGCCCCGCAGCGAGGCCCCGCGTGAGCAGACCTGGGACATCGAGGCCCTCTACGACACGCCCGACGCCTGGTCGGCGGAGGGGGACGCCCTGGCCCGTGACCTCGGGTCGCTGTCTGCCCACGCGGGACAGCTCGGTACGCCGGGGGGCCTGCTGGCCTACCTGAGCGCAGCGAACGACCTCGAACTGCGCCTGGGCCGCTTCATGTCCTATGCCAGCATGACCGCCAGCGTGGACGGCCGCGACGCCGTGGCCGCCGCCCGCCGCGACCGCGCCGCCACGCTGGGCGCCCAGTTCGGCAGTACGACCGCGTTCTTCCGTCCGGAACTCCTCGCGCTGGACGACGCTCTGGTGCGCGGCTGGCTGGACACGCCCGACTTCGCCGAGCACCGCGTGCGCCTGGAACGCATCCTGCGCGGCAAACCCCACGTGCGCAGCGCCGAGGTCGAGGCACTCCTGGGCGCCGTGCAGGCTCCCTTCGCCTCCGAGCGCGGCATTCACCCGGCGCTGGCGAACATGGACCTGCGCTTCGGCACGGCGGGCGGCGAGACCGTCACGCAGGGCAACGTGGACCGCCTGACCGCCCACCCGGACCGCGAGGTTCGCCGCGAGGCCTGGGAGGGCTACGCGGACGCGCACCTCGCCGCGCGTCACTCCCAGGCGGCGATGTACGCCACGAACGTCCGCCAGAACGTGTTCCTGGCCCGCGCACGGAACTACCCGGACACCATCAGCGCCTCCCTGTCCCCGGACAACATTCCCACTGCCGTCGTGACCACGTTGCTCGACACGTACCGCGCGAACACGCCCGTCTGGCACCGTTACTGGCGCGTGCGCCGCGAGTGGCTGAACCTGCCCGAACTGCGCGAGTACGACGTGAAGGCCGCCCTGGTGCCCCCCCGCGCCGTGTCCTACGAGCAGGCCGTGCAGTGGCTCGAAGGCGGCATGGCGCCGCTGGGCGAGGCCTACGTGCGCGACATGGTGCCCGGCCTGACCACGGAACGCTGGGTGGACTACGCCGAGAACGACGGCAAACGCCAGGGCGCGTACAGCAACGGTGGCGGCCGCGTGAAGCCGTACATCTTCATGACCTGGAACGGCACCATGAACTCCTACTCCACCCTGGCGCACGAGATCGGGCACTCCATGCACTCCCTGCTCTCGCAGCGCGAGCACGGGTACGGCGTGCCCCGCTACACCCTCTTCCACGCGGAGGTCGCCAGCAACTTCAACCAGGCGATGGTCCGCCAGCATCTCCTGGCGCAGGCCCGCGCCGCCGGGGACACCGAGTTCGAGGTGCAGATCATCGAGGAGGCGCTGTCGAACTTCCACCGGTACTTCTTCATCATGCCGACCCTGGCCGCCTTCGAACTGGAAGCCTATCGCCGCATCGAGGCGGGCGGCACCCTCAGCGCACCGGACCTGATCGACCTGACCGCCGACCTGCTCTCCGAGGGCTACGGGGACGGCGTCACGATGGACCGCGAGCGCAGCGGGATCATGTGGGCGCAGTTCAGCACGCACCTGTACGCGAACTTCTACGCCTACCAGTACTCCACGGGCATCAGCGCCGCGCACCAGATTCTCGAGCAGTTCAGCGCCGACCCGGACGCCGCGCGCGAGTCGTACCTGCGCTTCCTGCGCTCGGGCGGCAGCCTGGACCCCATCGACGCCCTGCGCGAGGCGGGTGTGGACATGCTCAGTCCCGCGCCGGTCGAGGCGACGTTCCGCACGCTGGAAGGCTACGTGGCGCGCCTGGAGGAACTGCTGGCCGCGCGCCGCTGA
- a CDS encoding sugar efflux transporter has translation MTTTAPPTQGSGLGAMLRLPYALPLALSCFALGFGLSLAIPFMALYAVKQAGLSPLQLGIFLTVNAISAVAVATLLARWSDRLPNRKPIVLATMAAGAAAYALIGVTPHFAGLLVVGALLLSLGAAAFPQMFSFARASLQDVPADLADRAMTLLRAVFSLSWVVGPGLGAVILGAGGYTAVFLSAAACFALSALPLLRVPGRRPQPTPGITPDLPDTPRPAARRAIALGALAFVLYGMSMQMGMAMFPLFVTETLRGTSGEVGFLVGLCALLEIPIMVALVTWKRLPGVPTLVAAGMALFVAHFALIYVADSLPLLVAAQVIRAVVLAILAGLGMTYFQTLMPGRFSAATTMFANTGSIGGMLSGITSGAVAQTLGYRSVFLVCAALTLLGFLVMTWTHRRRAE, from the coding sequence ATGACCACCACCGCCCCACCCACCCAAGGCAGCGGCCTGGGGGCCATGCTGCGCCTCCCTTACGCCCTGCCCCTGGCCCTGAGCTGCTTCGCGCTGGGCTTCGGCCTGTCGCTGGCGATTCCGTTCATGGCCCTGTACGCCGTGAAGCAGGCGGGCCTGAGCCCGCTGCAGCTGGGCATCTTCCTGACCGTAAACGCCATCAGCGCCGTGGCGGTCGCCACACTGCTGGCCCGCTGGTCCGACCGGCTGCCCAACCGCAAACCCATCGTGCTGGCCACCATGGCCGCCGGGGCCGCCGCGTACGCCCTGATCGGCGTCACGCCGCACTTCGCGGGCCTGCTGGTCGTCGGGGCGCTGCTGCTGTCCCTGGGAGCCGCCGCGTTCCCGCAGATGTTCTCCTTCGCCCGGGCCAGCCTGCAGGACGTCCCGGCCGATCTGGCCGACCGCGCCATGACGCTGCTGCGCGCCGTGTTCAGCCTGTCGTGGGTGGTCGGCCCCGGCCTGGGCGCCGTGATCCTCGGCGCCGGGGGCTATACGGCGGTGTTCCTCAGTGCCGCCGCGTGCTTCGCGCTCTCGGCCCTGCCGCTGCTGCGCGTGCCGGGCCGCCGCCCGCAGCCCACGCCCGGCATCACCCCGGACCTGCCCGACACGCCCCGTCCCGCCGCGCGCCGCGCCATCGCGCTGGGCGCCCTGGCGTTCGTGCTGTACGGCATGAGCATGCAGATGGGCATGGCGATGTTCCCGCTGTTCGTCACCGAGACGCTGCGCGGCACGAGCGGCGAGGTCGGCTTCCTGGTCGGCCTGTGCGCCCTGCTGGAAATTCCGATCATGGTCGCGCTGGTCACCTGGAAGCGCCTGCCGGGCGTGCCGACGCTGGTCGCGGCGGGCATGGCGCTGTTCGTGGCGCACTTCGCGCTGATCTACGTCGCGGACAGCCTGCCGCTGCTGGTCGCCGCGCAGGTCATCCGCGCGGTGGTCCTGGCGATCCTGGCGGGCCTGGGCATGACGTACTTCCAGACGCTGATGCCGGGCCGGTTCAGCGCCGCCACCACGATGTTCGCGAACACCGGCAGCATCGGCGGGATGCTCAGCGGGATCACGTCCGGCGCGGTCGCGCAGACGCTCGGGTACCGCAGCGTGTTCCTCGTGTGCGCCGCGCTGACGCTGCTGGGCTTCCTGGTGATGACCTGGACGCACCGCCGCCGGGCCGAGTGA
- a CDS encoding aspartate kinase: protein MSYDLLVMKFGGTNMQDSRAIRHSASLAARSIRDGVKVVVVVSAMAGVTNQLLKLADAAQSGDIASANDEIALMRTRHFTAAQELGAAPDSGTVREIREMHETLRQAVYGVYLLRELTPRSRDLIVAFGERLSAPLMSLALEQDGLRSHHLSGGEAGILTDSHFGNAKPMPNTYERVKDRLSGLLAAGVTPVVAGFMGETEKGAITTLGRGGTDFSATIVGKALGADEVWAWKDVDGVMSADPRVVKDAQNIEVLSYGEVMELAYFGAKVLHPLAVTPLQESGIPLRVKSAADPDFPGTLVQADARDEAGHPVKAVTAIRNVSIINVSGAGVLGIPEVIASVFDAIARENVTLLMVSQSSSMSNVSLAVQTVDAERTLAALRAGVSLELKVEVQSDVAVLAIVGSGMRGQKGVSARMFTALAEQDVNVLMISQGSSELNVSVAVEAAHVDAATLAVHRAFGLGAPATA, encoded by the coding sequence ATGAGTTACGACCTCCTCGTCATGAAATTCGGCGGCACGAACATGCAGGACTCGCGCGCCATCCGTCACAGCGCCTCCCTGGCCGCCCGCTCCATCCGCGACGGCGTGAAGGTCGTCGTGGTCGTTTCGGCCATGGCGGGCGTCACGAACCAGCTGCTGAAACTCGCCGACGCCGCCCAGTCCGGCGACATCGCCAGCGCGAACGACGAGATCGCCCTGATGCGCACCCGGCACTTCACGGCCGCGCAGGAACTCGGCGCGGCGCCCGACAGCGGCACCGTCCGCGAGATCCGCGAGATGCACGAGACGCTCCGTCAGGCCGTGTACGGCGTGTACCTCCTGCGTGAACTCACGCCCCGCAGCCGCGACCTGATCGTCGCGTTCGGCGAGCGCCTCAGTGCCCCGCTGATGAGCCTCGCGCTGGAACAGGACGGCCTGCGCTCCCATCACCTCTCCGGTGGCGAGGCCGGCATCCTGACCGACAGCCACTTCGGGAACGCCAAGCCCATGCCGAACACCTACGAGCGCGTCAAGGACCGCCTCAGCGGCCTGCTCGCGGCCGGGGTGACGCCGGTCGTGGCGGGCTTCATGGGTGAAACCGAGAAGGGTGCGATCACCACCCTGGGGCGCGGCGGCACCGATTTCAGCGCCACCATCGTCGGCAAGGCCCTCGGCGCGGACGAGGTCTGGGCCTGGAAGGACGTGGACGGCGTCATGAGCGCCGACCCGCGTGTGGTCAAGGATGCGCAGAACATCGAGGTCCTGTCCTACGGCGAGGTCATGGAACTCGCGTACTTCGGCGCGAAGGTCCTGCACCCGCTGGCCGTCACGCCCCTGCAGGAAAGCGGCATCCCCCTGCGCGTCAAGAGTGCCGCCGACCCGGACTTCCCCGGCACGCTCGTGCAGGCCGACGCCCGCGACGAGGCGGGCCACCCGGTCAAGGCCGTCACCGCGATCCGCAACGTCAGCATCATCAACGTCAGCGGCGCCGGGGTGCTGGGCATCCCCGAGGTGATCGCCAGCGTGTTCGACGCGATCGCCCGTGAGAACGTCACGCTGCTGATGGTGTCGCAGTCGTCCAGCATGAGCAACGTGTCGCTGGCCGTGCAGACCGTGGACGCCGAACGCACCCTGGCCGCCCTGCGCGCCGGGGTCAGCCTGGAACTGAAGGTCGAGGTGCAGTCGGACGTGGCGGTCCTCGCCATCGTGGGCAGCGGCATGCGCGGCCAGAAGGGTGTCTCCGCGCGGATGTTCACCGCGCTGGCCGAGCAGGACGTGAACGTGCTGATGATCTCGCAGGGCAGCAGCGAACTGAACGTGTCCGTCGCCGTGGAGGCCGCGCACGTGGACGCCGCCACCCTGGCCGTCCACCGCGCCTTCGGCCTGGGTGCCCCCGCGACCGCCTGA
- a CDS encoding molecular chaperone: MYRSVNETDGIRTRRAGRALLALTLTALAGAQGFGFTPTALNLDPTRSLSTQTTMLNTTRVAAKFTVTARAWRVEDGRMVLADTRDLLVNPAEFILPGGASQVVRVGLRKKPGAAEVAYRLFVQQVPYGSSVPQTTVAADGIDVRLDLPTTFSLPVYVAPPGAAARMTYDAQRQGNDLILRVANSGTRHETFNALRASRGGARVDLSSMAVLGGAAVTLTLPGLGAASGELTLEFLNADARPARVTVRVP, from the coding sequence GTGTACCGATCGGTCAACGAAACCGACGGAATCCGCACGAGACGCGCGGGCCGCGCGCTGCTGGCCCTGACCCTGACGGCGCTGGCTGGAGCGCAGGGGTTCGGGTTCACGCCCACCGCGCTGAACCTCGACCCGACGCGGTCCCTGAGCACCCAGACGACCATGCTGAACACCACGCGGGTCGCGGCGAAGTTCACGGTGACGGCCCGCGCGTGGCGGGTCGAGGACGGCCGCATGGTCCTGGCCGACACCCGCGACCTGCTCGTCAACCCGGCGGAGTTCATCCTGCCGGGCGGCGCGTCGCAGGTCGTGCGGGTCGGGCTGCGCAAGAAGCCCGGCGCGGCCGAGGTCGCGTACCGGCTGTTCGTGCAGCAGGTGCCGTACGGGTCGAGCGTGCCGCAGACGACCGTCGCGGCGGACGGGATCGACGTGCGCCTGGACCTCCCGACGACGTTCTCGCTGCCGGTGTACGTCGCGCCGCCCGGCGCCGCGGCCCGCATGACGTACGACGCCCAGCGGCAGGGCAACGACCTGATCCTGCGCGTGGCGAACAGCGGCACGCGCCACGAGACCTTCAACGCCCTGCGCGCCTCACGCGGCGGCGCGCGGGTGGACCTGAGCAGCATGGCCGTGCTGGGCGGCGCGGCGGTCACGCTGACCCTGCCGGGCCTGGGCGCCGCGAGCGGCGAGCTGACCCTGGAGTTCCTGAACGCGGACGCCCGCCCGGCCCGCGTGACCGTCCGGGTGCCCTGA